Within the Pseudoxanthomonas sp. YR558 genome, the region GACGCCACTGGCCTGCCGGGCATCTCCGGCAGCTTCCCACTGTGCTTCGCGCTCGGCACGCTGCAGATGACGCCGATCGAACGCGTCTTCCCGGGTTCGCGCTTCAGCGATGCCGAAGTGGACGCCTTGTTCGGCATCGAGATGGCACGCCGCTCGCGCGAACGCCTCTCTCTGTTCAAGGCGGAGATCGCCTCGGCGACCAGCGCGTGGGAGTGGCGCGACATGTCGATGTCCATCGCCGGCTCGGCGGGTGCGTTCGCCAAGGGTCTCTACACCGCGCATGCGGCCGGGCTGGGTGCTGCGTATCCGTTCTGCGATCGCGCGTTGCGCGAATGGATCCATTATGAAGTGCCGCGTCGGCAGAAGGTGGATCCCGAGACGGGTTTGAACAAGGTACTGATCCGCCGGCATATCGCCGCGCATTTCGGCGAGCTGCCTTACGTGCAGCGCAAGGGCAGTTTCCGTTTTGACGTGTGCGGACTGGCGGCGCAACGGTTCGAACAGATCCACGCGTTCGCCCTGCAAGTGCGTGAGATGCTGCCCGGCGCCACCACGTGGCTGGAGCGAAACCGCGATCGCCTGGACAACAAGTACCACGCATCGAAGTTCTACCTGCTGGCCGTGGTGTTGCCCTGGCTGGCGGCGCACGCGGCGGACACCGCCGCAGCGGCGACGGAAGCGCGCCGAGAGTCGATCGCGGCCTGATGCGTTGCTCCCGCCGACAGCTGCTGAAAGCCGGCTCGGGGCTGGTGCTCGCCGCGATGTTGCCCGCGCCCCGTGCGTTGGCGCTGGACGCGCGCGCATTCGGCGCGCGGGGCGATGGGGTCACCGACGATACGCGCGCCCTGCAGAACGCCATCGATGCGTTGCAGGCGGGCGGAACACTGACGCTGGGTCCCGGCAACTACGTCATCGACCCCGAACGCAGCCTGCGCCTGCGTTCGCGTACACGACTGTCGATGACGCCCGAGACGCGGCTGGTCGCACGTGCGAATGCTGCGCCGCGGACCTATGTCTTACTGATCGAAGGCGTGCATGACGTGCAGGTCGATGGCGGGCGCATCATCGGCGACCGCGACCACCACCTCTCCAGCGAGGGCGAATGGGGTCATGGGATCATGGTGCGGGGTGCGGAACGGGTGTCGCTGCGCAACCTGCACATCACGAAGTGCTGGGGCGATGGCATCTCGGTCGGCGGCATCAGCGGCACGCGGATGGTGCCCAGCCGCGACATCCGTATCGAGGACGTCGTCTGTACGGGCAACCGCCGGCAGGGCCTGACCATCGGTCGCTCGCGGAACGTCCGGGTGCTGCGTTCCCATTTTCTCGCCACGCGCGGCACGTTGCCGGGCTGCGGCATCGATATCGAGCCCGATCCGGGCGGCAGTGCCGACGACATCGGGATCGAGGCCTGCACGCTGCGCGGCAACCATGGTGCGGGCCTGCAGGTGTACGAGCGCGGGCACCGCATCACCGTGCGTCGCTGCATCATCCGCGGCAACCGCGGCGATGGCGTGCTGATACGCGGCGGCGAGCAATGCGTGCTCGAGGACAACGACATCGCCGACAATGGGCTGCGCGGCATCGTCGTGCAGGCCGGCGCGCGCGACATCGCGGTGACGGGCAACCGCTTCTCCGGCAACGCCGCCGGACTGCGGAAGAAGAAGCCGCAGGCGATGAAAGGCTGGATGCATGTCGACGTGGCCAGGAGCGCGAAGGACGTGCGCGTCGATCGGAGCAACCGGTTCGAGTGAGCCCGTAGACGACGGGCGACGCGACCCATCAAGCGGGCGCATCCGGCGTAGCAAGCGGACTCAACCGGCTAGAACAAGCAGCCTCATCCGCGCTGGAGAAGCGAACTCAACCGCGATCACGCGCGTGAAGATGCGTGACGGTGTTCGCGCGAATGATGCTTGTGTGCGCGAAGTATTTGAATGCGTTCACAGATACGGAGGCGCGTTAACCGGTCGTTGCATTCGCGTGGCTATAGTCGCCCCCGTCGCGATTTCACGCGGCGATCACATGGCAAATTTTCCGACGGGTACTTGCCCGCGAGGGGTTACGTTTGTGAAGAAGAATGTTCTCGTGCACGACGTGCGCGAGGCTGGGATGCCTCGGCGCGATTTCCTGCAGAAATCGATGCTTGCTGCCCTTCCGGCGATCGGCGTCGCCGCCGGCATCCCGCGGGCGTTCGGCGCGGTCATGGCCGGCAACATGCCGGCGGTCTCGATGGCGGCCGCCGCCGTGTACGACCCGCCGGTGCGCACGCGCGGCGCGACCACGCTGAGCGTGCGCGATTGGGGTGCCGCGGGCGATGGTGCGCGCGACGACACGACCTCGTTCCAGGCGGCCGTCGATGCGCTTCCCTCCACGGGCGGCATGATCTACGTGCCTGCGGGTGATTACGTGATCGATCCCACCCGCAACATACGCTTGCGCAGCAACATGCACCTGCAACTGGCGGACGGCGCCATCCTGCGCGCCAAGCGCAACGACCAGGAGCGTGCCTACGTACTGATGGCCTACAAGGTCAGCAACGTGGAAATCTCGGGTGGCCGCATCATCGGCGACCGCGACAATCATCTGGGTACCACGGGCGAATGGGGGCACGGCATCATGATCCGCGGCTCCTCGCGGGTGACGGTGCGCGACATCCATGTGTCGAAGTGCTGGGGCGACGGCGTCTCCATCGGCGGTGCGATGGTGACCAACGCGCCGACCATCCCCTGCGACGACGTCGTGATCGCCAACATCGTCAGCACCGGCAATCGCCGCCAGGGCCTCACGATCGGCTGCGCCACCAACGTCAAGATATACGACAGCGAGTTCAGCGATACCCGCGGTATCGCGCCGCAATGCGGCATCGACGTCGAACCGGATTCCAACGACGAACGCATCACCTCCACCGTGCACATCGAAAACTGCGTCATGCGCGGCAACGCCGGCAACGGCGTGCTGCTCTACAAGCGCGTCAAGGGCGTGACCGTCAAGCGCTGCACGATGGAATACAACGGCGGACATGGGTTGCTGACCATCGGCCCGGAGGGCGGCTACATCGCCCAGAACACGATCCGGCACAACTATTTGGTCGGCCTGATGCTGGGTGCCAGCACCTACAACTACCAGGTGAGCGGCAACGTCTTCCGCAACAACAACACGCGGCTGCATGGTGTGAACACGGTCCTGAATCCGTTGATCGCCATGACCGGCATCGTGGACGGCAACAAGGGTAATGGCGCGCACGTGGCGAAAGTATCCACCGCCACCGAGATTCGGGTGACGACGAACCAGTTCGCGAAGTGATCACGGCAGGGTGAAGAGCCCGTCAAGAGGCGGCCGCAAGGCCGCCTCTTCCGTTTTGCGTGTTCATGCGTGCCTGCGTCTTGTGGTGAGTGCGTCAATGGATTCCGCGAGGTCGTTTCCTAGAATCCGGGAATCGATTCGCGCGGAGCCCGCCTTGAAGTTCATCCTGTTCGCCAACACCGACTGGTACCTCTACAACTTCCGCTTGTCGACGGCACGCGCCTTGCAGGCGCGCGGCGTGGACGTGGTGATGGTGTCGCCGCCGGGCGAGTTCGGCCCGCGTTTCGCCGAGCACGGCGTGCGGTGGGTGCCGCTGCGGATGCGGCGCGCCAGCCTCAATCCCCTGCGCGAAGCCGGAACCTTGGCGAACCTAGTGGCATTGTTGCGCGAGGAGCGTCCAGACCTGCTGCACAGCTTCACCCTGAAATGCGCGGTGTACGGTGCGCTGGCCGCGCGCGCGGCCAGCGTGCCGGCGTACGTGAATGCGGTGACCGGCCTGGGCTACGTGTTCGCCAGCGACCGCGTCAAGGCGCGCGTGCTGCGACCGCTGGTCTCTACGTTGATGCGCGCCGCGCTGGGCAGCGATCGTTCCCGCGTGATCCTGCAGAATCCTGACGACGCAGAGGCATTTCAATCGCTGCGCCTCGCACCACCCCACCACATCCGCTTGATCCGCAGCTCCGGTGTGGATATCGCGCGCTTCAACGCTGACGGACGGCAGCCTCGCGACGAGGGCGCGTTACGCGTGCTGCTGGCCGCGCGTCTGTTGAAGGAAAAAGGGGTGCGCGAGTATGCCGAAGCGTCGGAGAAACTCCGTGCCGAGGGGCGCGATATCCGCTTTCTGCTCGCCGGCATGCCCGACGAAGGCAATCCCAGTTCCGTTACGCGCGAAGAAGTCGAGGGTTGGCAAGCGCGGGGCCTGGTGACGTGGCTTGGCCATGTGGACGACATGCCGGCGCTGTTGCGCGACGTCGATGTGATGGCGCTGCCCAGCTACTACCGCGAGGGCGTGCCCAAGAGCCTGATCGAAGCAGGCGCATGCAATATCGCGCTGGTCACCACCGATCTTCCGGGTTGCCGGGAAGTGGTCACGCGCGACGGGCACGACGGCTTGCATGTGGTGCCGCGCAGCGCGGACTCGCTGGCGCAGGTACTGGCGCGCCTCGACGACGATCGCGTGCTGCTGCACCAACTGGGCGCGCGTGCGCGGCAAAAGGCCCTGGCCGATTTCGACGAGCGCGTGGTGATCCGCCGGACCTGCGAGGTCTACGACGAGCTGCTGCCACAGCCGCTTGCGGCGGCGGCATGAGCCAGGCCTTGCCCATGCCGTGGCGCCCGGCGATCGCCGCGTTGTCCGTGTTATCGCTGGCGACGGCGGCGGGCGCGGCGATGGTATTCCTCACCCAGGTGGTGCTGGCGCGCCACTTCGGCCCGTCGCAGTACGGCTTGTTCGCTTCGTCACTGGCGACGGTCAGCCTGGTCGCACCGCTGGCGGGATTCGGTCTGTCCCAGTTCCGACTGAAGGCGCATGGCGCGGAGGGCTGGGCGGCCGAACGGTGGCAGCCGGCCTCCTCGCGCTTCCTCGTGCTCACCAGTGTGCTGGCGGTGGGAGGCGTTGTCGCATGGGCTTTGCTCGGGCCACCGGTGGATGCGCAGACGCGCTCCATGTTGCTGGTGCTGGCCCCCTTCATCCTCGGCTTGCTGGCGGTGGAGCAGATCGGCAGCAAGCTGCGTCTGGAAGAACGTCACGCAGCATTGGCGGGCTGGCAGTTGCTGATGCCAACAGGAAGGCTGGCGATCGCGCTGCTCGCGGTGGCCGGGCTGTCGATGTCGATCCATGCGGTGGCCTGGGGGCACGCCGCGCTGGCGGTCTTGGCATTGATGCTGGCACTGCCGCAGTGGCAGGCGATGCGTCGCGGCGACTGGACCTTGAAGGGTCATGGCCCACGTGACACCGCGCTCGCCCGCGACATCGCGCGACCGGATGCGCGCATGCTGTTCCGGCAGGCGTGGCCGTATGGCGTTGCAGCAGTGCTGTACCCGGTGTTTTTCCAGATCGGCACCGTGCTGCTGAAGTACCTGCGCGGCGATGCCGAGGCCGGCGTGTTCGGCATCGCACTGGCGGTGATGACCGCGATCTACCTGTTCCCCACCACGATCTATCAGAAGTTCCTGCTTGCGCGCCTGCATCGATGGGCGGTGCACGACCGCACGCGCTTCCGGCAGGTGTACCGGTTGGGCTGCATCGGCATGCTCGCGAGCGGTCTGCTGGTCGGTATCGTGCTGGCAGTGCTGTCGGGTGAGGCGGTCCGGGTCTTCGGTGAGCGCTACGCCAGTTTGCAGCCGCTCTTGATGGTGCTGGCGGTGTGCGTACCGGTACGCTTCCTGTCGACCGCCGTCGGTGCCGTACTGTTGACTGAAGGCCAGATGGCGTATCGCGTGGGCGCGATGCTCGCGGCCGCCAGCGCAGCGGCGCTGCTCAACCTGTTGCTGATTCCTTCGCAGGGTGCGATGGGGGCCGCCATCGCCACGTTGACGGCAGAGGCCTTGCTGCTGTTGGCCATGTACCACGGTGCGCGGCGCGCCGCCGTATTGCGGGGTGCGCCATGACGGCATTGCGGGCCGCGTTCACCGGTTACTACGGCATGCGCAACTTCGGCGACGACCTGTTTGGCGTGCTCTGCACGCGCGCTGCGCAGACGTACTGGCGTGCATCTCCCAGCGTGGTCGGGCCACCGTTGGCCGCCGCGCCCGCGCGCAGCACCGTGCCGCGTCGCTATCCGACCCGCTGGTACGGCAGCAAGGGACTGGTCGGCAAGGCCAGTCGATGGCTGAGCTTTGCCCGGGGGATCCACGATTGCGACGTGCTGGTGATGGGCGGCGGCTCGGTGATCACGGCACGCGAATCGTTCCGCAAACCGATGATGCTGTCGGCCGTGGATCGTGGCGTGCAACTCGCAGCCGTCGGCGTGTCGATCGGGCCGTTCGCGGACGCGCGCGACGAAGACGCGGTCGCTGCCTTCCTGCAGCGGTTCCGCTATCTGTCCGTGCGCGACGAACGTTCGCGCCGGCTCGCCCAGGCGATGGGACTTGAGGCGATCACACACGCAGGCTGCGATCTGGCGGCATTGCTGCCGGTGCCCGGGCCGCGCACCGCGGTTCCGGCGAGAGCGCAGGGCGAGCCCGTCCGCATCGGTGTGGCGCCGTGCCGTTACCGCGAGGATGGCGAGTACGCGGCGCCCGCACGTCGACGTTGGGAAGAACACCTGATCGCCACGCTGGCGGACCTGCGGCGCACGCGTGAGGTTCGCGTGGATGTGTTCAGTCTCAACGAGCATCCCCATCACGGCGACCGGGAGCTCGCTCAGGCGCTGGTGGATCGCCTGCGCACGGAGGGCGTGGCGGCGGAGCATCGTCCGTATGCGAGCCAAGACCCGCTGCACACCGTCGACGCGCTGGCTGCGTGCGACGTGGTGGTGAGCGCGCGCCTGCATGGCGCGATCGTGGCCTATTTGCAGGATGTTCCCTTCATGATCATCGACTACCACCCGAAGTGCCGCGACTTCGCCGATGACATCGGCCTGGATGCTTCGTTGCGGGTGACGGCCGGGCAAGCAGGAAATCCGTTCAGCGACGCGTTGCCTGCCTTGCTCGCAGGCGAACGGCAACCGCGTGTTTCACGCGCCGATTACGCGCGGCGGGCGCCCGACATCTTTCAATGCGCACCATGGGCCAAGGCATGAACGACGCTATTCCGTCCCCCTCGATTCCCGGCGCACCCGCGCCCGTGAGCGTGGTGGTGCCGTGCTATCGGTGCGGCGACACCATCGGCGATGCGGTGGCATCGATCGCCGCGCAGACCCGGCGTCCAGCGGAAGTGCTACTGGTGGACGACGCCAGCGGCGACGACACACTCGATGCGCTACATCGTGTCGCCGACGCGTATCCCGCGGGTTGGGTCAAGGTGATCGCATCCTCGCCCAATGGTGGGCCATCGCGTGCACGCAACCTCGGTTGGCAACAGGCGGTACAGCCGTACATCGCCTTCCTCGATGCGGACGACACCTGGGCGCCGGACAAAGTGGCGTGGCAGATGGCAGAACTTGAGCGCGATCCGCGCATCGCGCTGATCGCGCACCGGATGAAGGTGGCGCCGCGCGAGGCGGCACCCGCGCCATTGAAGGGTGTCGTGCGGTCGCACGTCATCGGACGCCGCCGCCTGTTGCTCAACAATCCATTTCCCACCGCTTCGGTGATCCTGCGCCGCGACCTGCCGTTTCGCTTCAACGAGCGTTTCCGCCGCGTGGAGGATTTCCTGTTGTGGGCGCAGATCGGGTTCTCGGGCTACCGCTGCGTCAAGCTCAACCAGGTGCTCGCCTACTGGCACAAGCCCACGTTCGGCGCGGCCGGTCTCAGCGGCGATCTCGATGCGATGCATCGGGCGGGCAAGGAGGTGAGACGCGAATTGTTGGCTTCCGGACTTGTTACGCGCGGCGAGCACTGGTTCGCGCGCAGTGTGGGGCTGGTGCGGCGCGGTCGTCGGCGCGTGCTGCTGCTGATGCGGCCGGCGACACGGTGACCGCATGAAGGCGTCCGGCAACGCACTGCCCTACCTGCGCTCGGCCACGAGCCCCCAAGCCAGCGCCGAACGGTGGTTGGGCGTGGTCTGGCTGCTGGCCGTGGCCGCCTTCGGGTGCTGGCTGGTGGGCAGCCGCGCACTGGACATCGGTTCCGACACGGAAACGTACGCGGGCTTCTTCGAAAGCCTGGACCAGGGTGTGCCGGAAACCCGCCTGGAACCGGGCTTCGCGTACCTGAGCTACGGCTTGCGCCTGCTGGGCCTGAGCGTGCCGGGATACCAGGCGGTCCTGTTCGCACTGTTGCTGGTGGGCGTGGCCATCGCCGTGCGCATCCACCATCGCGCATTTCCGCCCACGCAGGCGTACCCCACGCTGTTGTGCGCGTCGCTGTTGTTGTTGTTCATCTCGCCGATGTTCGTCAACGCCTCGATCAACGCCATCCGCCAGGGGCTGGCGGCGCCGCTGGTGTTCGCGGCGCTGCTGTGTTTCCAGCAGCGGCGCTGGTGGGGCTTCGCGCTGCTGGGCGCGCTTGCCGCGAGCTTTCACGTTTCCTCGCTACTGTATCTGGTGTGCGCGCCCGCGCTGTTGCTGAAGCCGAACCTGCTGCGGGCACTGGCGGCGCTGGCGTTCGTCGCCTACGTCAGCGGACTGTCGATGAACGTGGTTGGCGCGGTGTCGCCTACGCTCTACACGACGGTGATGGAGTACACCGCGAACGACAACTACCGCGCCGGCGTGCGCATCGATTTTGCGGTGTTCACGATCTTCTGGTACGTCGTTGTGCTGGCCGTGTCGCCCTGGGTGCAGCCAGCGGCGCGCAAGCCGCTTCAGGATGGCGCCTCCGTCTACCTGGTCATGGTGGTGCCGTTCTTCGTGATCGGCTGGGGATACTTCTCCAATCGCTATCTGCTGCCGGGCTGGCTGGCGGTCTCGCTGATCCTGGCGGCCGCGTGTTGCTACAGCCGGGTGGCGCCGTTGCGCCAGCCGTTGCTGCTCGGTGCCGGTCTAGCGGTGGCATGCGGGGTGCTGTTCTTCTATGTCAGCCGCGGCATCGTCATCTGAGATGGCGATGAAGACCTTGGCTGAACTCGTGGTGTCGTTGAGCTACCCACCGGCGCTCTCGCTTTGCCTGCTGGGTATCGCAGTGCTGGCGTGGTTGCTGCGGAGGCGTTGGATTGCCGGCAGCGTCGCCGGCGCGGCGCTGGCATGGTCGGCGCTGTGGTCGATCCCGTTCGCGTCGGAAACCCTGCGCGGCGTACTCGAACATCGTTATGCCATACGCGAAGCGTCGGCCTTGCCCTCGGCCGATGCCATCGTCGTGTTGGGGGGAGGCAGCAACTATGCGTGGTTGGATCGCGAGGACGTGGACCCTGCGCGCCTGCGCAGCAGCCGTCTTGCGGCCGGTGCGCGTGCCTGGCATGCGGGCAAGGCGTCGAAAGTGATCCTGAGTGGCGGCGGCGTCGGCAACACCACCGAAGCGCGACGCATGGCCGAGGCGATCCGGCGCCTTGGCGTCCCCGAGGAAGCCCTCATGCTGGAAGAGCGCAGCCACGACACGCGCGACAACGCGCGCTTCAGCACGGCGCTCGCCTCCGAACATGGCGGACGCCACCTGTTGCTGGTGACGTCCGCGCTGCACATGCCACGCGCGACGCTGCTCTTCACGCAAGCCGGTGCGGACGTCACCCCGGTTCCGGTGCCGGAAGGGCGGCCCGCAGTCGGCGTGCGTGAACGCTGGCTGCCATCGCGACGTGCGCTGTGGCGCAGTGGACGCGCGTTCAAGGAGTTTGCGGCGCTGACGGCCGCATGGATCGACGCGCACGCGCATTAATCCGCGGTTGTGCTGCTTCCGCCGTTCTCTTCACGCCCCCGTTGCCACGATCCGGAGAACGACCGCGACGGCATGCCGTGCATGCATCGCCGCCATTCGAACCAGTGAGGTGCCCGGTAGTGAATATCCAACGTCCCGTCCAAGTCCTGCTCGCCACGGCGATCATCGCGACGCTGTCCGCCTGCGCGCTCGGCCCCGGCCAACGCATGATGCGCAGCGCCAGCGTGCCCAGCGGCGAAGGCGACGCGCAGAGCGACGTGCGCATGGTGCCGATCACGCAGTCGCTGGTCGCCGCACCGCGCGCGGCCGTCGCATTGCCGCCGACGCTGGCGCAGTACCGCCCCGAGGAATACCGCATCCAGCCCGGCGACACGCTGATCGTCACCGTGTGGGACCACCCCGAGCTGACCACGCCGGCGGGCAACCAGCAGCAGGCCGCCACCAACGGGCGCCTGGTGCAGCCCGATGGCAGCTTCTTCTTTCCGTACGCCGGCAAGCTCAACGTCACCGACCAGACGATCGAGCAGGTGCGCAGCACGCTCGCGAGCCGATTGAGCCAATACCTGAAGTCGCCGCAGGTCGATGTCAACGTGGTCGGCCATGGCGCGAAGGTCACGCTGCAGGGCGCCTTCCAGGACACTACGCCGCAGGAGTTCACCACCGTACCGCTGACGCTGTCGCAGGCGGTGGGGCGCGCACGCATCGATGTGGAGCAGGCCGATCTGTCGGGTTTCGTGCTGACGCGTGATGGCAGCGACTATCCGCTCGACCTCGATGCGCTGAATCGCGGCACCGTGGCGGCCGATGTCTATCTGAAGCCCGGCGATCGCCTGTACATGCCGTTCAACGATCGCAAACAGGTGTACGTGATCGGCGAGGTGCTGCGCCCGCAGGCACTGACGTTCAAGACCACTGACATGAGCCTGACCCAGGCCCTTGGCCGTACCGGCGGACTGAATCCGGTGACGGCCAAGGGCGGTGCGGTCTACGTGATCCGCGGCATGGAAGACAACGCGCACGACCAGGCGACGGTGTACCACCTCGACGCGACGTCACCGGTGGCCTTCACGCTGGCGGACCGGTTCTCGCTGCGACCGGGCGATGTCGTCTGGGTCGGCCCGGCGGGCGTGACGCGCTGGAATCGCTTCCTGACGCAGCTGCTGCCGTTGTCCGGCATCATCAGCAACGCGGCCTCGGCGCAGTACAACTTCGACCGCGGCAATTGATCGTGGGCCGATGCGGATCACGCATCCAACGTTTCTTCCTCGCGCGCATATGGTTGCGCGCGGGGAACCAGCGTCAGGCCGGGTGACGGCTGCGCCTCGCCGACGGGACGCAATGCGTTGCGCCGCGAAGCCAGCACACGTAGGCGATCGGTGCGCGCCAATGCCCATCGCGCCGACCAGCGCATGCCCGCGGGGATCGATCGCACCGCGACGTTGGCTTGTGGTTGCCGCGGATCGTCCATCAGGACGACGACCAGCCAACCGCCGCGGCATGCGGCTACCTCAAGTACGGGATGCCCATCGAGATCCAGGCGCGCACCGCTCCAGTCGTCGTCGGGCGTTGCTTCCACCCACTGGAAATCGTCGGGAAGTTTCATCGGGACAGCCTTGGTCATGGGGACAGCCTTCTCGCTTGCACGGGGGGAAAGTTGATCGCAGGGTGCGATCCGGTCCGTCGTCGACGGACGCAACGTGGTTCTTCGCGGAGAAACGCGGACGTTCTTTTTTGTGTGCCCCGATCATAAGGACTGCGACGCCCTCGCGACCATTTCTGCTGAGTCCGCTTCAGCAACAAGCCAGTGATGTGGGCATGCGTGCACTGGATCACATCGAGTCATGTGCATGAACGACGTTCACGCGCTCATCGCATCGCACGCTACGTATCACACGGTTGCGTCCGCTTGCGTGGATGGACGTGATGACTGAGAAGAAGCGCAAGTGGGGCTTCGCGCTGCTCACGCCGGAGCAACGCAAGGAGATCGCGAGCAAGGGCGGTCGCGCGGCGCAGAAGCGTGGTCGCGCGCATCAGTTCGGCAGCGACGATGCGCGCGAGGCAGGCAAGAAGGGCGGCGCGAAGGTCAGCCAGGATCGCGCGCACATGGCGCGCATCGGCGCGAAGGGTGGACGCGTGCGGCCAGGCGAGCGGCAGGCGCGAGAAGAAGAGGAGTGAGGCGCGTGCGGCGCCTGCGGG harbors:
- a CDS encoding polysaccharide biosynthesis/export family protein, which gives rise to MNIQRPVQVLLATAIIATLSACALGPGQRMMRSASVPSGEGDAQSDVRMVPITQSLVAAPRAAVALPPTLAQYRPEEYRIQPGDTLIVTVWDHPELTTPAGNQQQAATNGRLVQPDGSFFFPYAGKLNVTDQTIEQVRSTLASRLSQYLKSPQVDVNVVGHGAKVTLQGAFQDTTPQEFTTVPLTLSQAVGRARIDVEQADLSGFVLTRDGSDYPLDLDALNRGTVAADVYLKPGDRLYMPFNDRKQVYVIGEVLRPQALTFKTTDMSLTQALGRTGGLNPVTAKGGAVYVIRGMEDNAHDQATVYHLDATSPVAFTLADRFSLRPGDVVWVGPAGVTRWNRFLTQLLPLSGIISNAASAQYNFDRGN
- a CDS encoding EpsG family protein is translated as MKASGNALPYLRSATSPQASAERWLGVVWLLAVAAFGCWLVGSRALDIGSDTETYAGFFESLDQGVPETRLEPGFAYLSYGLRLLGLSVPGYQAVLFALLLVGVAIAVRIHHRAFPPTQAYPTLLCASLLLLFISPMFVNASINAIRQGLAAPLVFAALLCFQQRRWWGFALLGALAASFHVSSLLYLVCAPALLLKPNLLRALAALAFVAYVSGLSMNVVGAVSPTLYTTVMEYTANDNYRAGVRIDFAVFTIFWYVVVLAVSPWVQPAARKPLQDGASVYLVMVVPFFVIGWGYFSNRYLLPGWLAVSLILAAACCYSRVAPLRQPLLLGAGLAVACGVLFFYVSRGIVI
- a CDS encoding oligosaccharide flippase family protein, with the translated sequence MSQALPMPWRPAIAALSVLSLATAAGAAMVFLTQVVLARHFGPSQYGLFASSLATVSLVAPLAGFGLSQFRLKAHGAEGWAAERWQPASSRFLVLTSVLAVGGVVAWALLGPPVDAQTRSMLLVLAPFILGLLAVEQIGSKLRLEERHAALAGWQLLMPTGRLAIALLAVAGLSMSIHAVAWGHAALAVLALMLALPQWQAMRRGDWTLKGHGPRDTALARDIARPDARMLFRQAWPYGVAAVLYPVFFQIGTVLLKYLRGDAEAGVFGIALAVMTAIYLFPTTIYQKFLLARLHRWAVHDRTRFRQVYRLGCIGMLASGLLVGIVLAVLSGEAVRVFGERYASLQPLLMVLAVCVPVRFLSTAVGAVLLTEGQMAYRVGAMLAAASAAALLNLLLIPSQGAMGAAIATLTAEALLLLAMYHGARRAAVLRGAP
- a CDS encoding glycosyltransferase family A protein; this encodes MNDAIPSPSIPGAPAPVSVVVPCYRCGDTIGDAVASIAAQTRRPAEVLLVDDASGDDTLDALHRVADAYPAGWVKVIASSPNGGPSRARNLGWQQAVQPYIAFLDADDTWAPDKVAWQMAELERDPRIALIAHRMKVAPREAAPAPLKGVVRSHVIGRRRLLLNNPFPTASVILRRDLPFRFNERFRRVEDFLLWAQIGFSGYRCVKLNQVLAYWHKPTFGAAGLSGDLDAMHRAGKEVRRELLASGLVTRGEHWFARSVGLVRRGRRRVLLLMRPATR
- a CDS encoding KGG domain-containing protein, with the translated sequence MDVMTEKKRKWGFALLTPEQRKEIASKGGRAAQKRGRAHQFGSDDAREAGKKGGAKVSQDRAHMARIGAKGGRVRPGERQAREEEE
- a CDS encoding right-handed parallel beta-helix repeat-containing protein, translating into MKKNVLVHDVREAGMPRRDFLQKSMLAALPAIGVAAGIPRAFGAVMAGNMPAVSMAAAAVYDPPVRTRGATTLSVRDWGAAGDGARDDTTSFQAAVDALPSTGGMIYVPAGDYVIDPTRNIRLRSNMHLQLADGAILRAKRNDQERAYVLMAYKVSNVEISGGRIIGDRDNHLGTTGEWGHGIMIRGSSRVTVRDIHVSKCWGDGVSIGGAMVTNAPTIPCDDVVIANIVSTGNRRQGLTIGCATNVKIYDSEFSDTRGIAPQCGIDVEPDSNDERITSTVHIENCVMRGNAGNGVLLYKRVKGVTVKRCTMEYNGGHGLLTIGPEGGYIAQNTIRHNYLVGLMLGASTYNYQVSGNVFRNNNTRLHGVNTVLNPLIAMTGIVDGNKGNGAHVAKVSTATEIRVTTNQFAK
- a CDS encoding right-handed parallel beta-helix repeat-containing protein, with protein sequence MRCSRRQLLKAGSGLVLAAMLPAPRALALDARAFGARGDGVTDDTRALQNAIDALQAGGTLTLGPGNYVIDPERSLRLRSRTRLSMTPETRLVARANAAPRTYVLLIEGVHDVQVDGGRIIGDRDHHLSSEGEWGHGIMVRGAERVSLRNLHITKCWGDGISVGGISGTRMVPSRDIRIEDVVCTGNRRQGLTIGRSRNVRVLRSHFLATRGTLPGCGIDIEPDPGGSADDIGIEACTLRGNHGAGLQVYERGHRITVRRCIIRGNRGDGVLIRGGEQCVLEDNDIADNGLRGIVVQAGARDIAVTGNRFSGNAAGLRKKKPQAMKGWMHVDVARSAKDVRVDRSNRFE
- a CDS encoding YdcF family protein, whose amino-acid sequence is MKTLAELVVSLSYPPALSLCLLGIAVLAWLLRRRWIAGSVAGAALAWSALWSIPFASETLRGVLEHRYAIREASALPSADAIVVLGGGSNYAWLDREDVDPARLRSSRLAAGARAWHAGKASKVILSGGGVGNTTEARRMAEAIRRLGVPEEALMLEERSHDTRDNARFSTALASEHGGRHLLLVTSALHMPRATLLFTQAGADVTPVPVPEGRPAVGVRERWLPSRRALWRSGRAFKEFAALTAAWIDAHAH
- a CDS encoding glycosyltransferase family 4 protein; this encodes MKFILFANTDWYLYNFRLSTARALQARGVDVVMVSPPGEFGPRFAEHGVRWVPLRMRRASLNPLREAGTLANLVALLREERPDLLHSFTLKCAVYGALAARAASVPAYVNAVTGLGYVFASDRVKARVLRPLVSTLMRAALGSDRSRVILQNPDDAEAFQSLRLAPPHHIRLIRSSGVDIARFNADGRQPRDEGALRVLLAARLLKEKGVREYAEASEKLRAEGRDIRFLLAGMPDEGNPSSVTREEVEGWQARGLVTWLGHVDDMPALLRDVDVMALPSYYREGVPKSLIEAGACNIALVTTDLPGCREVVTRDGHDGLHVVPRSADSLAQVLARLDDDRVLLHQLGARARQKALADFDERVVIRRTCEVYDELLPQPLAAAA
- a CDS encoding polysaccharide pyruvyl transferase family protein, with the translated sequence MTALRAAFTGYYGMRNFGDDLFGVLCTRAAQTYWRASPSVVGPPLAAAPARSTVPRRYPTRWYGSKGLVGKASRWLSFARGIHDCDVLVMGGGSVITARESFRKPMMLSAVDRGVQLAAVGVSIGPFADARDEDAVAAFLQRFRYLSVRDERSRRLAQAMGLEAITHAGCDLAALLPVPGPRTAVPARAQGEPVRIGVAPCRYREDGEYAAPARRRWEEHLIATLADLRRTREVRVDVFSLNEHPHHGDRELAQALVDRLRTEGVAAEHRPYASQDPLHTVDALAACDVVVSARLHGAIVAYLQDVPFMIIDYHPKCRDFADDIGLDASLRVTAGQAGNPFSDALPALLAGERQPRVSRADYARRAPDIFQCAPWAKA